Proteins co-encoded in one Nissabacter sp. SGAir0207 genomic window:
- a CDS encoding UxaA family hydrolase, translated as MTSQYLLASANDNVAIVTRNLAKGESIALDGQALLNRQRILPGHRLCVKPIAEGEALISWDLPFGTALRDIQPGDYICNQFAKDVLRIRHPEDYDSSLVVNFSDRDTVSEQILPDRPQFGRNQVDFVDEAGFDGVFRGDQRGWGTRNYLVLIGVTSQARAAVLAACKQLQPRWPASGAFDGVVAIVHTEGGGLHQPNNRALLLRTLAGFATNPNVGAAILVNAADSRIDFAEIEQALASRDLPAAEYRVDFHQLLPGEAITELVAQAEALIPEVQACQRRRAPLSGLRLGLQCGGSDAFSGVTANQVLGRCVQQLIRCGGSANLAETDELIGAEQYVLQRVASQQVFDRWLAMQQRFKDYAAAHGHTAEGNVSGGNLYRGLYNITLKSIGAARKKDPATYIDHIIEYGEPMHQPGYYFMDSPGNDLESIAGQVAAGANLILFTTGNGSITNFPFVPTLKIVTTHERFQLLESDMDFDAGQVLSGESFDHSADRLFSLLRQTASGQRSKGEYTGQYQTQIWRDAYFPTSFNAAQANGQVGFGSGAPLVPANQNALAQQVTGRSVASVAMILPTSLCSGQVAEQIAYQLNHQRRVASEVVALPHTEGCAVSGGDAEVIFCNTLIGYATHPLVHSCVFLEHGCEKTHNDFFRQKLVERGVDSSLFAWASIQQEGGIQRVTQHVMQAVEHAPQQHASQASPLLIGFASQLIKLNDNQAKVLSKLFTQLLARGVGVVIAAGDALLQHPAFLAETGALTFAPTVAYSGAIHQAGLHVMDTSSSDWLEIATGLGATGCRALIALSARTPLQPHRFIPTLQLCASEQLIAGAAPHFDCVLSEQALPQLLEQIAGCLAGSWLPQQRPAANVGFQISRGRYGVSL; from the coding sequence ATGACTTCTCAATATTTACTGGCCTCAGCCAATGACAATGTCGCTATCGTTACCCGCAACCTTGCTAAAGGGGAATCAATCGCGCTGGATGGGCAGGCGCTGCTTAACCGGCAGCGTATTCTGCCGGGGCATCGTCTGTGTGTGAAACCTATTGCCGAGGGAGAAGCGTTAATTAGCTGGGACTTGCCTTTTGGCACGGCGCTGCGTGACATCCAGCCTGGCGACTATATCTGTAACCAGTTCGCTAAAGATGTGCTGCGTATTCGCCATCCCGAGGATTATGACAGCAGCCTGGTCGTCAACTTCAGCGACCGCGACACGGTCAGCGAGCAAATCCTGCCGGATCGTCCGCAGTTTGGCCGCAATCAGGTCGATTTTGTGGATGAGGCCGGTTTTGACGGCGTATTCCGTGGCGACCAGCGTGGCTGGGGAACGCGCAATTATCTGGTGCTGATTGGCGTCACTTCACAAGCGCGCGCCGCAGTGTTAGCGGCGTGCAAACAGTTGCAGCCACGCTGGCCTGCCAGCGGCGCGTTCGACGGGGTGGTCGCCATTGTGCACACCGAAGGTGGCGGGCTGCATCAACCGAACAATCGGGCGCTGCTGCTGCGCACTCTGGCGGGATTCGCCACCAACCCGAACGTTGGCGCGGCTATTTTGGTTAACGCGGCGGATTCCCGCATCGATTTTGCCGAGATCGAGCAGGCGCTGGCATCGCGCGATTTGCCCGCTGCTGAATATCGCGTGGACTTTCATCAGCTGCTGCCGGGTGAAGCGATAACCGAACTGGTGGCGCAGGCAGAAGCGCTGATCCCCGAGGTGCAGGCATGTCAGCGCCGTCGCGCACCGTTAAGCGGACTGCGCCTTGGATTGCAATGCGGCGGTTCGGATGCTTTTTCCGGCGTGACGGCCAATCAGGTGCTGGGCCGCTGCGTGCAGCAGCTGATTCGCTGTGGCGGCAGCGCCAATCTGGCCGAAACCGATGAACTGATTGGCGCGGAGCAGTATGTGTTGCAACGGGTCGCCAGTCAGCAGGTGTTTGACCGCTGGCTGGCAATGCAGCAGCGCTTTAAGGATTACGCGGCGGCGCATGGTCATACCGCTGAGGGCAATGTGTCCGGCGGTAATCTCTATCGCGGTTTGTACAACATCACGCTGAAATCGATTGGTGCTGCGCGTAAAAAAGATCCCGCCACCTATATCGATCACATTATTGAGTACGGCGAACCGATGCATCAGCCTGGCTATTACTTTATGGATAGCCCTGGCAACGATCTCGAAAGTATTGCCGGCCAGGTCGCGGCGGGCGCTAATCTGATTCTGTTTACCACCGGCAACGGCTCAATCACCAACTTTCCGTTTGTCCCGACGCTGAAAATCGTCACCACGCACGAACGTTTCCAGTTGCTGGAAAGCGACATGGATTTTGACGCCGGGCAGGTGCTGAGCGGGGAATCCTTCGATCACTCCGCCGATCGCCTGTTTTCGCTGCTACGCCAGACGGCATCCGGCCAGCGTTCGAAAGGCGAATATACCGGCCAATATCAGACGCAGATCTGGCGCGATGCCTATTTCCCCACCAGCTTTAATGCCGCACAGGCTAACGGACAAGTCGGGTTTGGCAGCGGTGCGCCACTGGTTCCCGCCAATCAGAATGCTCTGGCGCAGCAAGTCACGGGCCGCAGCGTGGCGTCGGTGGCGATGATTTTGCCCACCAGCCTCTGCTCGGGCCAGGTGGCTGAACAGATTGCCTATCAGCTTAACCATCAACGCCGTGTCGCCAGCGAGGTTGTGGCGTTGCCGCACACCGAAGGCTGCGCCGTTTCGGGTGGCGATGCGGAGGTGATTTTCTGCAATACCTTAATTGGTTATGCCACCCATCCGCTGGTTCACTCATGTGTGTTCCTTGAGCATGGTTGCGAGAAAACCCATAACGATTTCTTCCGCCAGAAACTGGTTGAACGCGGTGTCGATAGCAGCCTGTTTGCCTGGGCCAGCATTCAGCAGGAAGGCGGCATACAGCGCGTCACTCAGCACGTGATGCAGGCGGTTGAGCATGCGCCACAGCAGCACGCCAGCCAGGCCTCTCCGCTGCTGATCGGCTTTGCTTCTCAGCTCATTAAACTCAATGATAACCAGGCTAAGGTGCTGTCGAAGCTGTTTACTCAGTTGCTAGCCAGAGGTGTAGGCGTGGTGATCGCCGCGGGCGATGCGCTATTACAGCATCCCGCGTTTTTAGCCGAGACGGGTGCGTTAACCTTTGCACCCACCGTGGCCTATTCCGGTGCGATCCATCAGGCCGGGCTGCATGTGATGGACACCAGCAGCAGCGACTGGCTTGAAATTGCCACCGGCCTCGGCGCCACCGGCTGCCGCGCGTTAATCGCGCTCTCGGCCAGAACGCCGCTGCAACCTCATCGTTTTATTCCCACTCTGCAACTCTGCGCCAGTGAACAGCTAATTGCGGGTGCGGCTCCCCATTTTGATTGCGTTCTGAGTGAACAAGCGCTGCCGCAGCTGCTTGAGCAGATCGCCGGCTGTCTGGCCGGTAGCTGGCTTCCGCAGCAGCGCCCGGCAGCGAATGTCGGATTCCAAATCTCACGCGGACGTTACGGCGTTTCGCTCTGA
- a CDS encoding GntR family transcriptional regulator: MTMIDSDEKPNELVEYARDRLRKAILTNQLKALDSFSQVQLARELGISRTPLREAVRLLEYEGLTTVQFNRRVTVAGLTAEDLDSLYAQRIMLEALALHTRITAMDEEFLSNSCATLLEMRTAEDAHDVETWSRLHRIFHLGLVLGTSRRIDLQITHLFDHAERYRRFYLGDSNEHWNKGAEDHLALQQACEAGDRAAAVRRLMEHYASTALGVLHEIDPHYVPALINGSCMMVRGLIFLD, encoded by the coding sequence ATGACGATGATCGATTCAGATGAAAAGCCTAATGAGTTAGTGGAGTACGCTCGCGATCGGCTTCGTAAAGCGATTCTGACTAACCAGCTTAAAGCCTTAGACAGTTTCAGCCAGGTGCAGTTGGCGCGCGAGCTGGGAATCAGTCGCACGCCATTACGCGAAGCGGTGCGACTGCTGGAATATGAGGGGCTGACCACGGTGCAGTTTAATCGTCGCGTGACGGTCGCGGGATTGACGGCTGAAGATCTCGACTCTCTGTATGCACAACGCATCATGCTGGAAGCGCTGGCACTGCATACCCGCATCACGGCGATGGATGAAGAATTTCTCAGCAACTCGTGCGCCACGCTGCTGGAGATGCGCACGGCGGAAGACGCGCACGATGTTGAAACCTGGTCACGTCTGCATCGCATCTTTCATCTCGGGCTGGTGCTGGGGACTAGCCGCCGGATTGATTTGCAGATAACCCATCTGTTCGATCATGCCGAACGCTATCGTCGCTTCTATCTGGGGGATTCAAACGAACACTGGAACAAAGGCGCTGAAGACCATCTGGCGCTGCAGCAAGCCTGCGAAGCGGGCGACCGCGCGGCAGCGGTGCGCAGGCTGATGGAACATTACGCCAGCACGGCACTGGGGGTGTTGCATGAGATTGACCCGCACTATGTTCCAGCCTTGATCAACGGCTCGTGCATGATGGTGCGAGGATTAATTTTCCTTGATTAA